In one Legionella clemsonensis genomic region, the following are encoded:
- a CDS encoding DUF2270 domain-containing protein — MLQSLLLVLEITIEHDNQQLGERFTGLKNPPLPTTSSEFITLLAHYHRAEIARMAGWRDRIDRTSNWAITAVAAMLSLSLATASAHHGVLLFAMLLVLLLLLIESRRYRFFDVYRGRVRLIERHYFAPMFTAARSIAEHWTDILGQDLREPRFHISLRMAISRRLRRNYVWMFLILLMAWILKISSPKLQVIGVRQEMTMSFGEIVKNAALGPIPGWAVLACVAMFFGWLTYACLLTPKSTGELAHGDVHV; from the coding sequence ATGCTACAAAGCCTGCTCCTCGTTTTGGAGATAACGATAGAACACGACAATCAACAATTGGGCGAAAGGTTCACTGGCCTTAAAAACCCTCCTCTTCCGACAACCTCATCCGAATTCATTACCTTGCTGGCTCATTATCATCGAGCCGAGATTGCGCGGATGGCGGGATGGAGGGACCGCATCGATCGAACGAGCAACTGGGCAATTACCGCTGTGGCCGCAATGCTGTCACTATCCCTGGCGACGGCGTCGGCGCATCATGGGGTCTTGCTGTTCGCGATGCTACTTGTTTTGCTGCTCCTCCTCATCGAGTCAAGGCGATACCGGTTCTTTGATGTCTATAGAGGACGAGTACGCCTTATCGAGCGGCATTATTTCGCTCCCATGTTCACGGCGGCCAGATCAATTGCGGAGCATTGGACTGACATCCTAGGCCAAGATTTACGTGAACCACGCTTTCATATAAGCCTCAGGATGGCAATATCTCGGCGGTTACGCAGAAACTATGTGTGGATGTTCCTCATTCTACTGATGGCATGGATCTTAAAAATTTCCTCCCCAAAGCTGCAAGTGATCGGTGTTCGTCAAGAAATGACAATGTCCTTCGGTGAAATTGTGAAGAATGCTGCATTGGGGCCGATTCCCGGCTGGGCTGTGTTAGCATGCGTCGCTATGTTCTTTGGATGGCTCACTTATGCCTGCCTCCTCACACCGAAATCTACTGGTGAATTGGCACATGGTGATGTTCATGTCTGA